The DNA segment TTCTTCTGTCGCGGTCGATCGACGAGGAGTGGTCGGCCGCGCTCGGCGAGCGCGTGGGGACCGACATCTCCTTCTATGAGGGAGGGAAGATCGTCTCGTCGACGCGCTATGAGCTGTACCAATCGGGGATCCTCTCGCCGCGTCTTCCCGCGCCGGTCTACGCCGCTCTCGATCTTCGCGGAGAGGAGGTCCGCTTCGGCCGCGAGAGCATCGCGGGGACTCCGTATCTCGTCGGGTACGGGGCGCTTCACGACTTCGACGGCCGTCCGGTCGGAACCGTCGCGGTGCCGCTCCTCTTCCAGGAACGGGAGACGGAGCGCGATCTCGAGCGCGCCTACGCGGCGATCACGTACCTCACGTTCCTCGTTCTCGCGGTCGCGGTCCTCGCCGCGGAGACGATGGGGGAGCGGATCGCGCGTCCGATCCGCGATCTGTCGCGCGGGATGGAGAGGATCTCGGCGGGGGATCTCGAGCAGGCGGTCTCCGTCCGCGCGGGAGGCGAGATCGGCCGCTTGGTCCGTTCGTTCAACCGAATGGCCGAGGAGCTGAAAAGGAGCCGAGACGCGCTCACCGAGAGGACGCGCTACATCGAGACGGTTCTCGGGAGCGTGGGGACCGGCGTGATCGCGTTCGATCGGGAGGGGAGGATCGCGAGCGCGAACCGCGCCGCGGGAGATATCCTCGCGGTGCCGGCCCGCGACCTCATGGGTTCGCGCCTCGACCTCGTCGCGGGCGGACGGCTCGAGCCCCTCCACCGAATCGTGGCGGGGCTCGACCCGAGAAAGGGCCCGGTGCACGAGGAGGAGGCGGAGCTTCCGCGGGGCGGCGGGACGGTGACGCTTCGCATCGTGGGTACAGCGATCGCCGACGCGGAGGGGCGCGATCTCGGCAAGGTGATCGTGTTCGAGGATCTTACCGATCTCATCCGTTCGAAGAAGCTCCTCGCGTGGGGAGAGATGGCCCGACAGGTCGCGCACGAGATCAAGAACCCGCTCACGCCGATGAAGCTCTCCGTGCAGCATCTGAAGCGCGCGTTTCACGACGGCCACCCGCGCTTCGGGGAGCTCCTCGACGAGTCCGCGGATCTCATCATCGAGGAGATCGACACGCTGCAGCGGATCGCGGCGGAGTTCTCGACCTTCGCGCGGATGCCGCGCCGCGAGATCCGCTCCGTTCCCGCCTCACCGCTCATTCTCGAGACGCTTCGCCTGTACGAGGACGCTCTTCACGAATCGCGCCTCGCGGTCGACGTTCCCATCGATCTCCCTGAGCTCCTCGTCGATCGAGAAGAAATCCGGCGGCTCCTCATCAACCTCCTCGACAACGCCGTTCAGGCGACAGGAGGGCGCGGCACGATTCGGGTGAGCGCGCGCGTCGCGAGCGGATCCCCGCGGAACGACGAGGGGTGGAAGCTCTGGGAAACGACATCGGAGGAGACGATCCAAGGACGCGTGCTCGCGATTCGCGTCCTCGACGACGGGCCGGGGGTGCCGGAGGAGGCGCGCGGGAAGCTCTTCGAGCCGAACTTCTCGACGAAGACCGACGGGACGGGGCTCGGGCTCGCCATCTGCCGAGCGATCGCGGCCGACTACGGAGGCCTTCTCGCGATCGGCTCGACGCCGGGAAAGGGGACGCTCGCTGTGGTCGCGCTTCCTCTCCCTCCGGCGGTTTGACGGAAGAGCCGAAGTCGGGGAAACTGGTTCGCGCGGGCGAACGAGACGGGAGAGAACGCATGCGATCGCACAGCCGGGCGCGCGGGAGGGCGACGAGAAAGATCGGCGCGCGGCTTCCGCTTCTCGCCTTTGCGATCGTCTTCTTCCTCGCGGGCGCGGCGGGCGCCGAAACGGACGAAGGGCTCTTCACGATCGCGCGACTCCGCTACGGAGGCGGAGGCGATTGGTACACCGATCCGACCTCGATCCCCAACCTTCTCCGCGGGCTTCGCGAGCGGACGAACATCCGCGCCGCGGCCGAGGAAGCGCGGATCGAGATTCTCGGCGAGGAGATCTTCCGCTATCCGTTCCTCTATATGACCGGGCACGGGACGGTTCGCTTCGCGCCGGCCGAGGTCGAGAGGCTTCGCTTCCATCTCCAAAACGGCGGCTTCCTCTGGGCGGACGACTGCTACGG comes from the Candidatus Eisenbacteria bacterium genome and includes:
- a CDS encoding HAMP domain-containing protein; this translates as ALASLFFALAGLAVLAAVLLLSQRARRLRGGLRFETTFRDRLVLAFLLVSLLPALLLGFAGRRMAASRLREAGETAARASLQSVRYALERDAIREAEEVARSTLVRRRVLGVEEGEEPFDLELSLKRFAIFSPEGRLILQNGKVGPPNARAFAEVRDRRTPATAFDLTEGLSLDALVGITLEGFEERLEGILLLSRSIDEEWSAALGERVGTDISFYEGGKIVSSTRYELYQSGILSPRLPAPVYAALDLRGEEVRFGRESIAGTPYLVGYGALHDFDGRPVGTVAVPLLFQERETERDLERAYAAITYLTFLVLAVAVLAAETMGERIARPIRDLSRGMERISAGDLEQAVSVRAGGEIGRLVRSFNRMAEELKRSRDALTERTRYIETVLGSVGTGVIAFDREGRIASANRAAGDILAVPARDLMGSRLDLVAGGRLEPLHRIVAGLDPRKGPVHEEEAELPRGGGTVTLRIVGTAIADAEGRDLGKVIVFEDLTDLIRSKKLLAWGEMARQVAHEIKNPLTPMKLSVQHLKRAFHDGHPRFGELLDESADLIIEEIDTLQRIAAEFSTFARMPRREIRSVPASPLILETLRLYEDALHESRLAVDVPIDLPELLVDREEIRRLLINLLDNAVQATGGRGTIRVSARVASGSPRNDEGWKLWETTSEETIQGRVLAIRVLDDGPGVPEEARGKLFEPNFSTKTDGTGLGLAICRAIAADYGGLLAIGSTPGKGTLAVVALPLPPAV
- a CDS encoding DUF4159 domain-containing protein, with translation MRSHSRARGRATRKIGARLPLLAFAIVFFLAGAAGAETDEGLFTIARLRYGGGGDWYTDPTSIPNLLRGLRERTNIRAAAEEARIEILGEEIFRYPFLYMTGHGTVRFAPAEVERLRFHLQNGGFLWADDCYGMDASFRREIRKVLPGSELVELPFDHPIYHAFYEFPNGLPKIHEHDGHPPKGYGIHHEGRLVVFYTYETDIGDGLEDADVHNDPPEKREAALRVAINIVHYALTH